In a single window of the Caldibacillus debilis DSM 16016 genome:
- a CDS encoding SatD family protein: MPVPAVCFAADVKHSKQMEKAYLIQVLEECRETLNREFSGDLIIPFSVRNGDELVGVSENFSSVYPVVKRLLTLSALRKCPFYLGIGIGGLETAGRSVHTMNGSAVIRAFEARDKHLKEKSEDARIWNGPDSETSVYFSSEHVPEGPLNALFNFITTIRRGWSEKQRQVIETIEKHPEWTYEKIGAHLGYKSPKSTVSHLLKRADYQKLKAVEESFIRLLILYEKELNQKER, encoded by the coding sequence ATGCCTGTGCCTGCTGTCTGTTTTGCCGCCGACGTGAAACATTCGAAACAGATGGAAAAAGCCTATCTCATTCAAGTCCTGGAAGAATGCCGGGAAACCCTCAACCGGGAATTTTCCGGGGACCTGATCATTCCCTTTTCCGTCCGGAACGGGGATGAACTGGTCGGCGTCAGTGAAAATTTTTCTTCCGTCTATCCGGTCGTCAAACGATTGTTAACCCTGTCGGCACTCCGGAAATGCCCCTTTTACCTGGGGATCGGCATCGGCGGATTGGAAACGGCCGGCCGCAGCGTACATACCATGAACGGCAGCGCGGTGATCCGGGCCTTTGAAGCCAGGGACAAACATTTGAAGGAAAAAAGCGAAGACGCGCGGATCTGGAACGGTCCGGATTCGGAAACCAGCGTCTATTTTTCCTCCGAACACGTCCCGGAAGGACCGTTGAACGCCTTGTTCAACTTTATCACGACGATCCGCAGGGGATGGTCGGAAAAGCAAAGACAAGTGATCGAAACGATCGAAAAACATCCGGAATGGACCTATGAAAAAATCGGCGCGCACCTCGGGTACAAGTCGCCGAAGTCGACGGTCAGCCATCTGCTGAAACGGGCCGATTACCAAAAACTGAAGGCGGTGGAAGAGAGCTTCATCCGGCTGCTCATCCTGTATGAAAAGGAATTGAACCAGAAGGAGCGATAA